Proteins encoded within one genomic window of Arachis ipaensis cultivar K30076 chromosome B08, Araip1.1, whole genome shotgun sequence:
- the LOC107612943 gene encoding uncharacterized protein LOC107612943 isoform X4: MVLDEASSFETNEDLATCLATSPIISESWRLCSVANATAARSFVAESGGSDGGVVYVALSGVQMAEGTESSWRRLVALESIGGESLFSMHRKGEEEEAVMVHAAIFDLFSSFFVSFRNQVNC; this comes from the exons ATGGTTCTCGACGAAGCTTCATC GTTTGAAACCAACGAGGATCTGGCCACGTGTCTCGCAACGAGTCCGATAATATCGGAGTCATGGAGGCTGTGCAGCGTGGCCAACGCCACGGCGGCACGGAGTTTCGTGGCAGAAAGTGGCGGCAGCGACGGAGGAGTGGTGTACGTGGCTTTATCGGGGGTTCAGATGGCGGAGGGGACGGAATCTAGCTGGAGAAGGTTGGTGGCGTTAGAGAGCATCGGAGGAGAATCGCTGTTCAGTATGCATCGGAAAGGGGAGGAGGAGGAGGCTGTTATGGTGCACGCCGCCATCTTCGAtctcttttcctctttcttcGTCTCTTTCCGCAACCAG
- the LOC107612943 gene encoding uncharacterized protein LOC107612943 isoform X2, translating into MVLDEASSFETNEDLATCLATSPIISESWRLCSVANATAARSFVAESGGSDGGVVYVALSGVQMAEGTESSWRRLVALESIGGESLFSMHRKGEEEEAVMVHAAIFDLFSSFFVSFRNQKQPEVLSK; encoded by the exons ATGGTTCTCGACGAAGCTTCATC GTTTGAAACCAACGAGGATCTGGCCACGTGTCTCGCAACGAGTCCGATAATATCGGAGTCATGGAGGCTGTGCAGCGTGGCCAACGCCACGGCGGCACGGAGTTTCGTGGCAGAAAGTGGCGGCAGCGACGGAGGAGTGGTGTACGTGGCTTTATCGGGGGTTCAGATGGCGGAGGGGACGGAATCTAGCTGGAGAAGGTTGGTGGCGTTAGAGAGCATCGGAGGAGAATCGCTGTTCAGTATGCATCGGAAAGGGGAGGAGGAGGAGGCTGTTATGGTGCACGCCGCCATCTTCGAtctcttttcctctttcttcGTCTCTTTCCGCAACCAG
- the LOC107612943 gene encoding uncharacterized protein LOC107612943 isoform X1 — MVLDEASSFETNEDLATCLATSPIISESWRLCSVANATAARSFVAESGGSDGGVVYVALSGVQMAEGTESSWRRLVALESIGGESLFSMHRKGEEEEAVMVHAAIFDLFSSFFVSFRNQVTTHACLRISL; from the exons ATGGTTCTCGACGAAGCTTCATC GTTTGAAACCAACGAGGATCTGGCCACGTGTCTCGCAACGAGTCCGATAATATCGGAGTCATGGAGGCTGTGCAGCGTGGCCAACGCCACGGCGGCACGGAGTTTCGTGGCAGAAAGTGGCGGCAGCGACGGAGGAGTGGTGTACGTGGCTTTATCGGGGGTTCAGATGGCGGAGGGGACGGAATCTAGCTGGAGAAGGTTGGTGGCGTTAGAGAGCATCGGAGGAGAATCGCTGTTCAGTATGCATCGGAAAGGGGAGGAGGAGGAGGCTGTTATGGTGCACGCCGCCATCTTCGAtctcttttcctctttcttcGTCTCTTTCCGCAACCAG
- the LOC107612943 gene encoding uncharacterized protein LOC107612943 isoform X3 codes for MVLDEASSFETNEDLATCLATSPIISESWRLCSVANATAARSFVAESGGSDGGVVYVALSGVQMAEGTESSWRRLVALESIGGESLFSMHRKGEEEEAVMVHAAIFDLFSSFFVSFRNQPLIL; via the exons ATGGTTCTCGACGAAGCTTCATC GTTTGAAACCAACGAGGATCTGGCCACGTGTCTCGCAACGAGTCCGATAATATCGGAGTCATGGAGGCTGTGCAGCGTGGCCAACGCCACGGCGGCACGGAGTTTCGTGGCAGAAAGTGGCGGCAGCGACGGAGGAGTGGTGTACGTGGCTTTATCGGGGGTTCAGATGGCGGAGGGGACGGAATCTAGCTGGAGAAGGTTGGTGGCGTTAGAGAGCATCGGAGGAGAATCGCTGTTCAGTATGCATCGGAAAGGGGAGGAGGAGGAGGCTGTTATGGTGCACGCCGCCATCTTCGAtctcttttcctctttcttcGTCTCTTTCCGCAACCAG